A single window of Nicotiana tomentosiformis chromosome 1, ASM39032v3, whole genome shotgun sequence DNA harbors:
- the LOC138909002 gene encoding uncharacterized protein, translated as MAPKLEDPGAFTIPCTIGSAEFAKVLCDLRQVKFDSLFDFQDFRYWATNTMRLQMADHTMKMSLGVIEDVLVWVDKFILPADFVILDCEVDYKVPIIIGIYFLATGKALCDVESGKLNFRVGDEKVIFHVCKSMRQPNNNEM; from the coding sequence atggctcctaagttggaggatcctggtgctttcacgattccttgtacaattggaagtgccgagtttgctaaagttCTTTGTGATCTTAGGCAAGTAAAATTTGATtccctattcgattttcaagactttAGGTATTGGGCAACCAAtactatgagattgcaaatggccgatcataCCATGAAAATGTCgttgggtgtgattgaagatgttttggtttgggttgataaattcattctaccagcagattttgtcattctagattgtgaggttgattataaGGTACCAATTATTATTGGGATAtatttccttgctacgggtaaggcACTTTGTGATGTTGAATCCGGAAAACTCAATtttcgggttggtgatgaaaaagtgatattccatgtgtgtaagtccatgcggcaaccaaataatAATGAAATGTGA